The following coding sequences are from one Vulpes vulpes isolate BD-2025 chromosome 12, VulVul3, whole genome shotgun sequence window:
- the SPATA31F3 gene encoding protein SPATA31F3 codes for MLSPTFLLWDVGYPLYTYGSIIIIALIIWQVKKSHQELRLGPKRSCCRCHRRVRQRAKDKTSRGKRLSREADKPWELLSVMRSQGWLPKEGSVRRLLCADPSCPICNAVALEIQQLLSGEKTLTSLSSSGPSQGSSCLSLEQSQGSLHSKALSLPSVTPTKSQLTDQKCLTQSAAQSTSVSSQDIQGECLQRRKGYQVPDVSRDTGALSSSSEEPRTPVNQQDKRKSYPVCVLEKQEAAEAGLGNKLKHFPHWINPEVKGQRHKESILLSKDETVPKTMTKKVEKSSPLTKHPVRGAKLDNKTEEESMTFFDAPQCLDNELKQQSLQSRHSWLLCLPHNSSKHCPQLTCATQPENPPQVSALLSAEGTGLHKEKTQCRKKEILVSSASP; via the exons ATGTTGAGCCCTACCTTTCTTCTGTGGGATGTTGGATATCCCTTATACACTTATGGCTCCATCATTATTATTGCATTAATTATTTGGCAAGTGAAAAAGAGCCACCAAGAATTAAGGTTGGGACCTAAAAGGAGCTGTTGCCGG tgtCACCGGAGAGTCAGACAAAGGGCTAAAGATAAAACATCAAGAG GCAAGAGACTGTCCCGAGAAGCTGATAAGCCGTGGGAGCTGCTCTCTGTCATGAGAAG CCAGGGCTGGCTTCCTAAGGAGGGAAGTGTGCGGCGGCTCCTGTGTGCAGATCCTTCCTGCCCCATCTGCAATGCTGTGGCTCTGGAGATTCAGCAGTTGCTGTCAGGTGAGAAAACCCTGACCTCTCTCTCTTCATCGGGGCCATCGCAGGGCTCCTCTTGTCTCTCTTTGGAGCAGAGTCAGGGTTCCCTGCACTCCAAAGCTCTTTCACTTCCATCTGTAACCCCTACCAAGTCACAATTAACAGATCAGAAATGCTTAACACAGTCAGCTGCCCAGTCGACCAGTGTCAGCAGCCAAGATATCCAAGGTGAATGCCTCCAGCGAAGGAAGGGATATCAAGTGCCAGATGTGTCCAGGGATACAGGAGCTCTGTCTTCTTCAAGTGAGGAGCCTAGGACTCCTGTGAATCAGCAGGACAAGAGGAAGAGCTACCCTGTATGTGTGCTGGAGAAACAAG AAGCTGCAGAAGCTGGCTTGGGAAATAAGCTGAAGCACTTTCCACACTGGATTAACCCCGAGGTGAAAGGTCAAAGGCATAAAGAATCCATTCTCCTCTCTAAGGATGAGACAGTGCCCAAAACCATGACAAAAAAGGTTGAAAAGAGTTCACCCCTCACCAAACACCCTGTGAGAGGAGCCAAGTTGGATAATAAAACAGAGGAGGAGAGCATGACCTTCTTTGATGCTCCTCAGTGCCTAGACAATGAACTCAAGCAACAATCCCTTCAGTCCAGACATTCCTGGTTGCTGTGCCTTCCTCATAACAGCTCCAAGCACTGTCCTCAGCTGACTTGTGCCACTCAACCAGAAAATCCACCCCAGGTCTCAGCTCTCCTCTCAGCAGAAGGCACTGGTCTACACAAAGAAAAAACGCAGTGCAGGAAAAAGGAGATCCTAGTTTCCTCTGCATCCCCATGA